CGCAGCATCGATTCGGTCGCCCCGTTGCGTTCCCGATAGGCGTCGCCGAATTCGCCGCGCCAAAGATCGAGACGCTTTTCCAGCGAGTCGAGAGCGATTTCAGTCATCCAATAACTCCATCGGCCGGGTGCCGGCTGGTCCATCGGCCGCCGCCGCGACCGCGTCCGGCGCCTTCGCATGCGAAAGGGCAGTCCGAAGCCGCCGCGAGCCTCGATCTCTTGCCACAACTATAGCCAATTTTCACTCCCGATCCATGAGGATGTCGCCAACGATCGGATCGTCCGCGGCGACGGCGCGGCGCAGAGCGCGGCCTAGGATTTCGCCGATCCGCGACGGCGGAATCCCGTCGCCGGGGCGCTTGGCCGCCAGGTCGGCTTGCGTCAGCACGTACCCCGCGGGCAGGTCGCGCACCGCGACCAGCGATTTCGTCGCCCAAGCGGGACCGGCGGCCTCGGATGGCGCCGCCTCTTTTCGGCCGTGGCCCAGCATCGCCGCCATCCGGCGCAAATCGGCGACGAGCGTCGCCAGATTTTCCGGGCCGGCCGACACCTTCCAATCCTGCGCGTTAGGAACGTCGCGCAGGATCGTGATGTGCTTTTCGACGATCGCCGCACCGCGCGCGACCGCGCCGTAGCAGGCGAGCAGATCTTCCGTGTGATCGGAATAGCCGACCGGCCCCGGGAATACTTCGCGCAACCGGTCCATGGCACGCAGATTGATGTCGGCGGCCGGCGCCGGATAACTCGTGACGCAATGCAAGAGCGCCAGCCGATCGCAGCCGCCGCGCGCGCAAGCGGCGACGGCCTCGTTGACATCGGCCTCGCCGTACATCCCGGTCGACACGATCATCGGCTTGCCGAGTTCGGCAAGCCGGGTCAGGAACGCGGGGTTGTTGCGCTCGCCCGAACCGACCTTGATCGCCGGCACGTCGAGCCGGCGCAGCCAATCGATGCGGCTCTCGTCATGCGCTGTCGACATGAACAAGATGCCCTTGGCGCGGCACCGCTCGGCGATCTCCGCCGCTTGGTCGAAGGTCAGATTGCGCGGCCGCAACCGATCGCGCCAAGCCTGGGCGCGTTTGGCATAGAGTTGCTCGACGTCGAAAAACTGCGTCTTGAAGACGTCGGCGCCGGCGGCGACGGACATATCGACGAGTTCGCGCGCGAGCCCCATATCGCCGAAATGCGACACGCCGGCTTCGGCGATGAACAGCGGCGGATGGCCGGCCCCGACGGGCCGCCCGGCGATTTCGAACGCGGCGGGAAAACGGGTCATCGGCTTTGCGCTCCTGGAGCCGCCAATCGCGCGGCGATCGCCGCCGCGACGAAAGCGTGGCCTTCGGGGGAGTAATGGGAACCGGGGTAGTAGAAAAGGCGCGCGGGATCGGGATGCGCGGTGAACGCGCCGTGCAGATCGAGCGCGGCGATACCCGCGCGCGTCAAGGCCGCCATGACCTCGGCGTGGGGCCAATGCCAAGCGCCATCGACGACGTTGAGCGCGTCGCAACTGCGATCCCATGCCGGCAGATAGACAACGAGGAGTTCTCCGCCCCAGGATTCGACTTTCGTGCGCGCCGC
The DNA window shown above is from Alphaproteobacteria bacterium and carries:
- a CDS encoding N-acetylneuraminate synthase family protein, with protein sequence MTRFPAAFEIAGRPVGAGHPPLFIAEAGVSHFGDMGLARELVDMSVAAGADVFKTQFFDVEQLYAKRAQAWRDRLRPRNLTFDQAAEIAERCRAKGILFMSTAHDESRIDWLRRLDVPAIKVGSGERNNPAFLTRLAELGKPMIVSTGMYGEADVNEAVAACARGGCDRLALLHCVTSYPAPAADINLRAMDRLREVFPGPVGYSDHTEDLLACYGAVARGAAIVEKHITILRDVPNAQDWKVSAGPENLATLVADLRRMAAMLGHGRKEAAPSEAAGPAWATKSLVAVRDLPAGYVLTQADLAAKRPGDGIPPSRIGEILGRALRRAVAADDPIVGDILMDRE